The following coding sequences lie in one Saccopteryx bilineata isolate mSacBil1 chromosome X, mSacBil1_pri_phased_curated, whole genome shotgun sequence genomic window:
- the COX7B gene encoding cytochrome c oxidase subunit 7B, mitochondrial: MFSLAKNALGRLPVRSIQQTVARHSHQKWTPDFHDKYGNAILAGGATFCIATWTYTVTQIRIEWNLSPVGRVTPKEWREQ; encoded by the exons ATGTTTTCATTGGCCAAAAACGCGCTGGGTCGTCTCCCAG ttcgaAGCATTCAGCAAACAGTCGCAAGGCACAGCCACCAGAAATGGACACCTGATTTCCATGACAAGTATGGTAATGCTATATTAGCTGGTGGAGCTACTTTCTGTATTGCTACATGGACATAT acaGTAACTCAAATTAGAATAGAATGGAACTTGTCCCCTGTTGGCAGAGTCACCCCAAAGGAATGGAGAGAACAGTAA